From the Oncorhynchus nerka isolate Pitt River linkage group LG20, Oner_Uvic_2.0, whole genome shotgun sequence genome, one window contains:
- the LOC115103294 gene encoding bcl-2-related ovarian killer protein homolog A-like isoform X1, whose translation MEVIRRSSVFAAGVMEAFDHSPSDKELVSKSKALCRDYIHSRLNLYGLGSSKTQVDSTLCDVAAVLLCLGDELECMRPSVYRNVARQLNISVAMETMVSDAFVAVATEIFAAAHIPSLVHTVSAMDHVTKERKGITWGKVVSMYAVAGALAVDCVRQNQPATVQTIVDSLGQFVRKNLASWLKKRGGWVTLEMPVFFQTDIKRCVVKLDAVPQTHWLSPIAQSCKHFLSTLYIYIMKEP comes from the exons ATGGAGGTGATTCGTCGCTCTTCTGTGTTTGCAGCGGGGGTGATGGAGGCCTTTGATCATTCCCCGTCAGACAAAGAACTGGTGTCCAAGTCCAAGGCACTGTGTAGGGACTACATACACTCTAGGCTCAACCTCTATGGGCTAGGCTCGTCCAAAACTCAGGTGGACTCAACGCTCTGTGATGTGGCTGCTGTGCTTCTCTGTCTCG GTGATGAGCTGGAGTGCATGCGGCCCAGTGTCTACCGGAACGTGGCGAGACAGCTCAACATCTCAGTAGCCATGGAGACCATGGTTTCTGATGCCTTCGTTGCCGTGGCAACAGAGATATTCGCAGCAG CTCACATTCCGTCACTAGTACACACAGTTTCTGCTATGGATCATGTCACTAAAGAGCGAAAAG GTATCACATGGGGGAAGGTGGTATCTATGTATGCCGTGGCTGGGGCTCTGGCGGTGGACTGCGTGCGACAGAACCAGCCAGCTACGGTCCAAACCATAGTGGACAGCCTGGGCCAGTTTGTCCGCAAGAACCTGGCCTCTTGGCTGAAGAAACGCGGAGGATGG GTCACGTTGGAAATGCCTGTCTTTTTCCAGACGGACATTAAGAGGTGTGTGGTGAAGTTAGATGCCGTTCCTCAGACCCATTGGCTGTCTCCCATTGCCCAATCCTGCAAGCACTTTCTATCAACACTGTACATCTACATTATGAAGGAGCCATGA
- the LOC115103294 gene encoding bcl-2-related ovarian killer protein homolog A-like isoform X2: MEVIRRSSVFAAGVMEAFDHSPSDKELVSKSKALCRDYIHSRLNLYGLGSSKTQVDSTLCDVAAVLLCLGDELECMRPSVYRNVARQLNISVAMETMVSDAFVAVATEIFAAAHIPSLVHTVSAMDHVTKERKGITWGKVVSMYAVAGALAVDCVRQNQPATVQTIVDSLGQFVRKNLASWLKKRGGWTDIKRCVVKLDAVPQTHWLSPIAQSCKHFLSTLYIYIMKEP, from the exons ATGGAGGTGATTCGTCGCTCTTCTGTGTTTGCAGCGGGGGTGATGGAGGCCTTTGATCATTCCCCGTCAGACAAAGAACTGGTGTCCAAGTCCAAGGCACTGTGTAGGGACTACATACACTCTAGGCTCAACCTCTATGGGCTAGGCTCGTCCAAAACTCAGGTGGACTCAACGCTCTGTGATGTGGCTGCTGTGCTTCTCTGTCTCG GTGATGAGCTGGAGTGCATGCGGCCCAGTGTCTACCGGAACGTGGCGAGACAGCTCAACATCTCAGTAGCCATGGAGACCATGGTTTCTGATGCCTTCGTTGCCGTGGCAACAGAGATATTCGCAGCAG CTCACATTCCGTCACTAGTACACACAGTTTCTGCTATGGATCATGTCACTAAAGAGCGAAAAG GTATCACATGGGGGAAGGTGGTATCTATGTATGCCGTGGCTGGGGCTCTGGCGGTGGACTGCGTGCGACAGAACCAGCCAGCTACGGTCCAAACCATAGTGGACAGCCTGGGCCAGTTTGTCCGCAAGAACCTGGCCTCTTGGCTGAAGAAACGCGGAGGATGG ACGGACATTAAGAGGTGTGTGGTGAAGTTAGATGCCGTTCCTCAGACCCATTGGCTGTCTCCCATTGCCCAATCCTGCAAGCACTTTCTATCAACACTGTACATCTACATTATGAAGGAGCCATGA
- the LOC115103294 gene encoding bcl-2-related ovarian killer protein homolog A-like isoform X4: MEVIRRSSVFAAGVMEAFDHSPSDKELVSKSKALCRDYIHSRLNLYGLGSSKTQVDSTLCDVAAVLLCLGDELECMRPSVYRNVARQLNISVAMETMVSDAFVAVATEIFAAGITWGKVVSMYAVAGALAVDCVRQNQPATVQTIVDSLGQFVRKNLASWLKKRGGWVTLEMPVFFQTDIKRCVVKLDAVPQTHWLSPIAQSCKHFLSTLYIYIMKEP; the protein is encoded by the exons ATGGAGGTGATTCGTCGCTCTTCTGTGTTTGCAGCGGGGGTGATGGAGGCCTTTGATCATTCCCCGTCAGACAAAGAACTGGTGTCCAAGTCCAAGGCACTGTGTAGGGACTACATACACTCTAGGCTCAACCTCTATGGGCTAGGCTCGTCCAAAACTCAGGTGGACTCAACGCTCTGTGATGTGGCTGCTGTGCTTCTCTGTCTCG GTGATGAGCTGGAGTGCATGCGGCCCAGTGTCTACCGGAACGTGGCGAGACAGCTCAACATCTCAGTAGCCATGGAGACCATGGTTTCTGATGCCTTCGTTGCCGTGGCAACAGAGATATTCGCAGCAG GTATCACATGGGGGAAGGTGGTATCTATGTATGCCGTGGCTGGGGCTCTGGCGGTGGACTGCGTGCGACAGAACCAGCCAGCTACGGTCCAAACCATAGTGGACAGCCTGGGCCAGTTTGTCCGCAAGAACCTGGCCTCTTGGCTGAAGAAACGCGGAGGATGG GTCACGTTGGAAATGCCTGTCTTTTTCCAGACGGACATTAAGAGGTGTGTGGTGAAGTTAGATGCCGTTCCTCAGACCCATTGGCTGTCTCCCATTGCCCAATCCTGCAAGCACTTTCTATCAACACTGTACATCTACATTATGAAGGAGCCATGA
- the LOC115103294 gene encoding bcl-2-related ovarian killer protein homolog A-like isoform X5, translating to MEVIRRSSVFAAGVMEAFDHSPSDKELVSKSKALCRDYIHSRLNLYGLGSSKTQVDSTLCDVAAVLLCLGDELECMRPSVYRNVARQLNISVAMETMVSDAFVAVATEIFAAGITWGKVVSMYAVAGALAVDCVRQNQPATVQTIVDSLGQFVRKNLASWLKKRGGWTDIKRCVVKLDAVPQTHWLSPIAQSCKHFLSTLYIYIMKEP from the exons ATGGAGGTGATTCGTCGCTCTTCTGTGTTTGCAGCGGGGGTGATGGAGGCCTTTGATCATTCCCCGTCAGACAAAGAACTGGTGTCCAAGTCCAAGGCACTGTGTAGGGACTACATACACTCTAGGCTCAACCTCTATGGGCTAGGCTCGTCCAAAACTCAGGTGGACTCAACGCTCTGTGATGTGGCTGCTGTGCTTCTCTGTCTCG GTGATGAGCTGGAGTGCATGCGGCCCAGTGTCTACCGGAACGTGGCGAGACAGCTCAACATCTCAGTAGCCATGGAGACCATGGTTTCTGATGCCTTCGTTGCCGTGGCAACAGAGATATTCGCAGCAG GTATCACATGGGGGAAGGTGGTATCTATGTATGCCGTGGCTGGGGCTCTGGCGGTGGACTGCGTGCGACAGAACCAGCCAGCTACGGTCCAAACCATAGTGGACAGCCTGGGCCAGTTTGTCCGCAAGAACCTGGCCTCTTGGCTGAAGAAACGCGGAGGATGG ACGGACATTAAGAGGTGTGTGGTGAAGTTAGATGCCGTTCCTCAGACCCATTGGCTGTCTCCCATTGCCCAATCCTGCAAGCACTTTCTATCAACACTGTACATCTACATTATGAAGGAGCCATGA
- the LOC115103294 gene encoding bcl-2-related ovarian killer protein homolog A-like isoform X3, whose translation MEAFDHSPSDKELVSKSKALCRDYIHSRLNLYGLGSSKTQVDSTLCDVAAVLLCLGDELECMRPSVYRNVARQLNISVAMETMVSDAFVAVATEIFAAAHIPSLVHTVSAMDHVTKERKGITWGKVVSMYAVAGALAVDCVRQNQPATVQTIVDSLGQFVRKNLASWLKKRGGWVTLEMPVFFQTDIKRCVVKLDAVPQTHWLSPIAQSCKHFLSTLYIYIMKEP comes from the exons ATGGAGGCCTTTGATCATTCCCCGTCAGACAAAGAACTGGTGTCCAAGTCCAAGGCACTGTGTAGGGACTACATACACTCTAGGCTCAACCTCTATGGGCTAGGCTCGTCCAAAACTCAGGTGGACTCAACGCTCTGTGATGTGGCTGCTGTGCTTCTCTGTCTCG GTGATGAGCTGGAGTGCATGCGGCCCAGTGTCTACCGGAACGTGGCGAGACAGCTCAACATCTCAGTAGCCATGGAGACCATGGTTTCTGATGCCTTCGTTGCCGTGGCAACAGAGATATTCGCAGCAG CTCACATTCCGTCACTAGTACACACAGTTTCTGCTATGGATCATGTCACTAAAGAGCGAAAAG GTATCACATGGGGGAAGGTGGTATCTATGTATGCCGTGGCTGGGGCTCTGGCGGTGGACTGCGTGCGACAGAACCAGCCAGCTACGGTCCAAACCATAGTGGACAGCCTGGGCCAGTTTGTCCGCAAGAACCTGGCCTCTTGGCTGAAGAAACGCGGAGGATGG GTCACGTTGGAAATGCCTGTCTTTTTCCAGACGGACATTAAGAGGTGTGTGGTGAAGTTAGATGCCGTTCCTCAGACCCATTGGCTGTCTCCCATTGCCCAATCCTGCAAGCACTTTCTATCAACACTGTACATCTACATTATGAAGGAGCCATGA